The Manihot esculenta cultivar AM560-2 chromosome 1, M.esculenta_v8, whole genome shotgun sequence genome has a window encoding:
- the LOC110609177 gene encoding RNA-binding NOB1-like protein, with protein METSLSLLSSTSSCWSNVVKSQPPPENKQNPKATNQLFVESCNSTKGISIAVIDANAVIEGGDKLHNLADRFVTVPEVLAEIRDPISRHRLSFVPFSIDSMEPTPEALNKVVKFARATGDLQTLSDVDLKLIALTYTLEAQIRGTKYVRDAPPPIHTVNVKRLPEKDLPGWGSNVPNLEEWEALEQEAGDGSNTHSRILPLKEMSLNVIPGHDQSEDGSSVAESEAHAGKREFTEQDLRKHRRYPKKKTEISIDGKKMVADGIDASQGQTDNDATDWMPAVSRSTHRRYLRRKARREYYEALSEKDSQQDLDKNMDNSNTNETNIPDPHQNSEGVNAENEISEDDEAKNDEDNLTSTLKQMRLEEGSMNLLQEGKDKDGILAGPKFADSLVMEAASENSVNCPLEASEIDSANEELDHQEILSQTNESIDVLHVDDDASEQSWSLKSLSESSIACVTSDFAMQNVLLQMGLRLLAPGGMQIRQLHRWILKCHACYTVTAEIGRIFCPKCGNGGTLRKVAVTVGENGIILADRRPRITLRGTKFSLPLPQGGRDAIAKNLILREDQLPQKFLYPKTKKKTNKEGDDFFGSDNIFNHHTDKRAPFQPPVRKALAVFSGKRNPNDNHYSRPKH; from the exons ATGGAGACCTCACTATCTCTGCTCTCATCAACCTCTTCATGTTGGAGCAACGTAGTGAAGAGCCAACCGCCACCAGAAAACAAGCAAAACCCCAAGGCGACAAATCAACTATTCGTCGAAAGCTGCAATTCCACGAAGGGCATTTCGATTGCAGTAATTGATGCAAATGCCGTGATCGAGGGCGGAGATAAACTCCATAACTTGGCCGACAGGTTTGTTACCGTTCCTGAAGTTCTGGCTGAGATTCGCGACCCCATCTCCCGCCACCGCCTCTCTTTTGTTCCCTTCAGCATCGACTCCATGGAGCCTACCCCCGAAGCTCTCAACAAAG TTGTCAAATTTGCAAGGGCAACTGGTGACTTACAGACCCTGTCAGATGTTGACCTCAAACTCATTGCCCTAACTTACACGTTAGAGGCACAGATCCGTGGAACCAAATATGTTAGGGATGCTCCTCCTCCTATCCATACAGTCAATGTGAAGAGGCTTCCTGAGAAGGACTTGCCTGGGTGGGGTTCTAATGTTCCTAATTTGGAAGAATGGGAGGCATTAGAACAGGAAGCTGGGGATGGATCAAACACACATTCAAGGATCCTTCCTTTGAAAGAGATGAGTTTGAATGTTATCCCTGGACATGATCAATCTGAAGATGGTTCTTCTGTTGCTGAAAGTGAAGCACATGCTGGGAAACGTGAATTTACTgaacaagatttgaggaaacaTAGGAGATATCCAAAGAAGAAAACAGAGATAAGTATTGATGGGAAGAAGATGGTTGCTGATGGAATTGATGCGTCTCAGGGACAGACTGACAATGATGCCACCGATTGGATGCCTGCTGTCAGTCGAAGTACTCATCGTAGATATCTTAGAAGGAAAGCTAGACGTGAATATTATGAGGCATTATCCGAAAAAGATAGTCAGCAAGATCTGGATAAAAATATGGATAACAGCAATACTAATGAAACTAATATCCCAGATCCACATCAAAATTCTGAGGGAGTAAATGCTGAAAATGAGATTTCTGAGGATGATGAGGCGAAAAATGATGAGGACAATCTCACTTCAACCCTAAAGCAAATGAGGCTAGAAGAAGGTTCGATGAACCTTCTTCAAGAAGGGAAAGACAAGGACGGTATCCTTGCAGGGCCTAAGTTTGCTGATTCCTTGGTGATGGAAGCTGCTTCTGAAAACAGTGTAAACTGTCCTCTTGAAGCCAGTGAAATCGATAGTGCCAATGAAGAACTAGATCACCAGGAGATATTAAGCCAGACCAATGAAAGTATTGATGTGTTACATGTGGATGATGATGCTAGTGAGCAGAGCTGGTCTCTTAAATCCTTATCAGAGTCCAGTATAGCTTGTGTAACTAGTGACTTTGCAATGCAGAATGTTCTCCTGCAAATGGGATTACGACTACTGGCACCAGGAGGAATGCAAATTCGCCAGCTGCACAG GTGGATATTGAAATGCCATGCATGCTATACTGTGACTGCTGAAATTGGGAGAATTTTCTGTCCCAAGTGTGGAAATGGTGGCACTTTGCGAAAGGTAGCTGTTACAGTTGGCGAGAACGGAATCATTTTGGCTGACCGTCGGCCACGGATCACTTTGCGTGGTACAAAA TTTTCATTGCCTTTACCGCAAGGTGGAAGGGACGCCATCGCTAAGAATCTTATTCTGCGGGAAGATCAACTCCCACAAAAATTCCTTTACCCtaagacaaagaagaaaacaaataaaGAG GGAGATGATTTCTTTGGGTCGGACAACATCTTCAACCACCATACCGATAAAAGAGCTCCTTTCCAGCCGCCAGTAAGGAAGGCATTAGCTGTTTTTAGTGGAAAGAGGAACCCCAATGACAATCACTACTCCCGTCCTAAGCATTGA